From the Limanda limanda chromosome 2, fLimLim1.1, whole genome shotgun sequence genome, one window contains:
- the gcgrb gene encoding glucagon receptor, whose product MSQVCLPLALLMLCSCTKVSSTNSLELVKEKWSSYRNQCLDYLNTTPPATGLVCNRTFDLYACWPDGLPGTTVNVSCPWFLPWHRKVQQGLVYRVCREDGQWAKKNTSECEDDPGEQQYGRILSQLRIMYTVGYSLSLGALLLALGILITFRKLHCMRNNIHMNLFASFILRAMSILVKDALLTLTLDPRSSSDTRTHAWAVMWCRGAMVMMQYSVMANNYWLLVEGIYLHSLLVITVFSERKYFFIYLAIGWGAPLIFVLPWITVKYLYENEECWERNINMGYWWIIRSPILFAYLINFFIFISIIKILMSKLRAHQMRYTDYKFRLAKSTLTLIPLLGIHAILFTFVIDESVPKGSMLRLIRLFCDLLFNSFQGLLVAILYCFVNKEVQSEMLKKWKRWKLGKDIDEEYRHTHSHTPHAKSGSIAAGNLPDDPSGDSPRLNNTTRRPSCAIAQEENRRLVVSYSNGTGKGRSAKGKHSLQFSFRPRRGLCSHGSTTTEDVCLEERAHCHLYSLKGEETNV is encoded by the exons ATGTCCCAGGTGTGTCTCCCCTTGGCCTTGCTCATGCTCTGCAGCTGCACTAAG GTTTCCTCTACTAACTCCTTGGAGCTTGTGAAAGAGAAGTGGAGCAGCTACAGGAACCAGTGCCTGGACTACCTCAACACCACGCCCCCCGCCACAG GGCTGGTGTGTAACAGGACATTCGACCTGTACGCCTGCTGGCCTGATGGACTCCCAGGAACCACTGTCAATGTCTCCTGCCCATGGTTCCTGCCATGGCACCGTAAAG ttCAACAGGGTCTGGTGTACAGAGTCTGCAGAGAAGACGGTCAGTGGGCAAAGAAGAACACCAGCGAATGTGAGGACGACCCcggtgag CAGCAGTATGGACGCATCCTCAGTCAGTTACGGATCATGTACACAGTGGGCTATTCTCTCTCCCTGGGAGCTCTGCTACTGGCACTGGGAATCCTCATCACCTTCAG gaagcTCCACTGTATGAGGAACAACATCCACATGAACCTGTTTGCCTCCTTCATCCTGAGAGCCATGTCCATCCTGGTGAAAGACGCCCTGCTCACCCTCACTCTGGACCCCAGGAGCAGCAGCGACACGCGGACACATGCTTGG GCTGTGATGTGGTGCCGTGGTGCCATGGTGATGATGCAGTACAGCGTGATGGCCAACAACTATTGGCTGCTGGTGGAGGGCATATACCTGCACAGCCTGCTGGTCATCACAGTGTTCAGCGAGAGGAAGTATTTCTTCATTTACCTGGCCATCGGCTGGG GTGCACCACTCATCTTCGTGTTGCCGTGGATCACAGTGAAATATCTGTATGAGAACGAGGA gtgctgGGAGAGGAATATTAACATGGGATATTGGTGGATCATCCGCTCTCCTATTCTGTTTGCTTATCTG ATCaacttctttatttttatcagcATCATAAAGATCCTGATGTCTAAACTCAGAGCTCATCAGATGAGATACACTGACTACAAGTTCAG ACTTGCAAAGTCCACTCTGACTCTCATCCCCCTGCTTGGGATTCACGCCATCCTTTTCACCTTCGTCATCGACGAGTCGGTTCCCAAAGGCTCCATGCTGCGTCTCATTCGTCTGTTCTGTGACCTCCTGTTCAACTCCTTCCAG GGCCTGCTGGTCGCCATTCTCTACTGCTTCGTCAACAAGGAG GTGCAGTCTGAGATGCTAAAAAAGTGGAAGAGGTGGAAGCTGGGTAAGGACATTGATGAGGAGTACCGCCACACCCACAGCCACACGCCCCACGCCAAGAGTGGCAGCATCGCTGCTGGCAATCTGCCTGATGACCCCAGTGGCGACTCGCCACGCCTTAACAATACCACCAGACGCCCATCATGCGCTATCGCACAGGAGGAAAACCGCCGGCTGGTCGTCTCCTACAGTAACGGGACGGGGAAGGGCCGGTCCGCCAAGGGCAAACACTCCCTGCAGTTCTCTTTCCGGCCACGCCGCGGCCTCTGCAGCCATGGTAGCACCACCACAGAGGACGTGTGCCTGGAAGAGAGGGCGCACTGCCACCTGTACTCTCTGAAAGGAGAGGAGACCAATGTCTGA